ACTGACATCACTTGAACGCGTCGTGCTGAGAGGCCCAAACACAGTGACGTCATGAGTGACAGCACACTTAAGCATCCCCAGAGTTCTTTAACCTtattatttttgttgttgctggTCGCTGTACTGTTCCGATTTTAATAAGACGGACGCTTTTGTGACctcaaaagtttggagcccaaAGGAAGTTTTGTATGAATTCTTGGCGAGCTTCGTAACCTGTGAAGTAAGAAACACAACCTTCTAGACATAGTTGTGGAAAAAGTGGGGATCAGACCCTGCAGCACTTTTCCTCCCTTTTGACCTAGTACTGCTGCCTTCATGGTAGACTTTAACCCTTAATAAGCAGATTAtttagaaggctgcttacagTCGTTATTGACAATTAAGTTTGCCTCCAGAAGAAGTAGCAATTTTCTACAACGAACTATGCATCTTCGTCTAACAAGGGGCGGACTCAACTATAGTAGGAAAAAGTAGATGTTATTAAACACGTGTTCTGTTAGTTTCAATTATTTGAGACGATTCATTTTAATACATACGATATTTTGGTGAACAGCAGTGATACACTGCAGCGAGCCTAGCCTCTCCTACGAAGTGAAAGGCATCGCCTGAAATCCGCGGCCGCAGGCTCCGCGAGCCGTCGTTCAGCATGGTGCCTGAGATGAGCGGCTGCCTGCTCCAGCTGGCCGTGGACGTGTGCCGCAAGTTGCGCGAGGGCGGCGACACGCGCAACGTGCTCCTCTCCCCGTTCATGGTGGCCAGCTCGCTGGTGATGCTGCTGCACGGCTGCGAGTCTCGCAGCGCCACCGCCGAAGCCCTGGGCCGCGCGCTGCACGTGCACTGGGCCCCGCTGCGCATGGCCCGCGCCTTCGACCGCCACGCGCATGCGCTGTTCGCGCCCTTCCGAAGACCGAAGCTGCGCGTGCAGCGCTTCTCCTACACCTGCTTCATGGCGCTCTTCTACGACCACAGCGTCCAGCTCACCAGCTCATACCTCCAGATGCAGGTACTGCCTTATGCGAGGCCGTGTGTGTGCCTCTCCCGGTGCCAGTTTGATCTACTGTGGTGAAAAAGATTCTGCAAAGTTGCAGTCTGGTGTCTTGGGAGGTTTTATTGAATGGCGTCTGTCCCGTTTCCAGCAAGCTCCTAAGCTTTTTCAGATGAAGGTAACGGATTTTAGGGCTTTAGAACTGCAAACTAGGAGTACCCAAAAGGTCTTCGGTTAGTCTATCCTTGCGTTTCAACCGAGTGGCAATACAAGAGGTTACAGGACCCTCAGCTCGCTTACACCAAAAGAACAACAAACACTTTGGGTAGCCAAATAGAACACAGAACTCATAACAACCGCTCCGTTTCATCAATTCTCATTTGAGGGTTTCATATATCGGTATGGTGATGGTATTGTCGCGTTCGGCTCTGGTGGGCTTGTGGAGTAGCCCTGTTCGCGCACAGCCCCCTGGAGGTTTTTGCGCATGCCCAGTGGCGTGAAGCACATGCGGAGCAAGGTGCAGTGCAGGTGCCGGGAACTATATGAAGTACGGTCAGGCCTTTTATTTTCACCACTGCCCTGCAGGAGCGGCTGTCGTACATGTTGGACCGGCGCGACTTCGCGCACAGCGCCGAGCAGTGCCGCCTGTCCATGGACGCCATGGCTCGAGCGGTCTCCTCCTTCTCGTTCAAGGCCGGCCAGGAGATCTTCCCTCCCGGATCGGTGGACGAGAAGAGCTTGCTGGTGCTCCTGTCCACCATCCGGCTCGAAGGCACGTGGCGCCACTCCTTCCAGCCGGCCTGGGGAGACTTCCACGAGACGCCCGAGGCCGCCATCACCATACGCATGATGCGCCAGAAGGGATCCTTCCGCATGTTCCGCTGCTCGGAACTGGAGGTTGGCGCGGCCCACTTCTCTTTCCCTGCTTTTTTCTGCCCGCTTGCTTGCGTGCCATTATAGTATTTGTTTTATTTCACTGGATACGACTGTCACCTTCGACGTACCCGAGGTAATTTAGcggagcggggagtccttccttctttcggactcacctactttATGTCACCTTCGACAAAGCCCGTTGTGCCattggcggtgcgggctgggcaacattatttttctttctttttctctgcccacactaatatatgtcacCTTCGACGGTATTCATACGAGACAGATTAGGCACAAGGATCTGGAGTTACACATTTGAGGGAATTCGTGCGATGGGTCTAAAACCTAAAAAGTAAGAGTATTGCTTTTCAAAGGGAAGCAGAATGGAGGTCGGAATATCGCCATTGGATATGCTTCTTTGTTTCCGCTTACTGTGTGGCGCCGTCCACTTGGTGAACGCGTGAATAAACGTCTCATGCACATCGTTGGAGCTCAGACTCGGCGATGGCCAAATAACACCTCGATACACTGCGCGATGGTCGCGAGGAGCGCTGGTTTAATCCACACGTGTCGACGACGCAGGTGACGGCGCTGGAGCTGCCATACGAGAACCGCGACGTGTCGCTGGTGATCCTACTGCCGGTGCGCGTCGACGGGCTTGCGTCGCTGGAGAAGCGCGCCACGGCGGCGCGGCTGCTGCACTGCGTGGCCATGCTGGAAGAACGCCAAGGGGTCACCGTGTGCATGCCGAGGCTCAAGCTGCACCGCGTCACCGACCTCTCGCCTGTGCTGCGTGCCCTGGGGCTTGGGGTGCTCTTCACCGACGAGGCCAGGTTCAGGTGCGCCTTGTTGGGCTAAGCCTAAACTAAACCGTTACATGAGGAGCCAGATGGAACTAAAGAGAAGAGGAAGCTGCAGGTCTCCTGACCTTCATCCTCTGGCAATCCGTTAGAGCGGGCATTGAATGTGTACAAATTGTATGTGTACATTACGGAAAGCCTCCGCTACACAGCTCAAGTTTGGAACATTCCaattagccagcaggtacacgagGCTGTTTCGGGTCATTATTTTTTACATTGGTGACTGCGCCAGCGTTTTCTTCAAACAGTCCATCATATTATCACTACGGGGTGTTTCTCCTAAGAGTTTATACAATTATTAAAAATAGGCCTCTTAAGTTAGAACAGcggttttttcggcatagcattctcaGCGGCATAGTACATCAGAATAACTTACATGTGctagctagcaggctggttaaccaatacaGAATAGTTAGGTTGCTGTTAGGCTTCTGAATTATAGAGacgcgtgtagcccaccgtagtaatatccaaatcagtttttagaatttagaaaacgcggttaccctcggcactgtggcccaataaattttggctgtttcgacgagttacatgcagtggaaaggttgccttgcctgcgagcttctcgaaagcgcatgtatcttggcgcgatatagccaaaatttgttggggcaCCACTCCGAGGGCAACcgcattttctaaattctaaaagctgatatggatattacttacagcgGGCTATATTACCCGTCTCTCAATAATTAGAGCCTAACAGCAAGTTAAAAGTTTACTCAGGATAGTTAACTAGCATGCTAGTTAGCAggtctcagctgtattctgatgtactatagACCAGAATCCAGAACCGCTCTCGggcgcggccattttccgccgACTGGCGCGCTGCGGTGCGGGCGTTTCACTGGGGACTGCGGCTCTGCGGCAGCTCCGCGGCCGCGCCTGCATATAGCCGTGAACTACTTTCCTGCGGGCGCTATAAAAACCTTACCCAACATATTTCCACAGCGTGGTTATATTGCAGGATGCCTGCGTTATCAAAAGGATAAAAATTGATAACATTTAGTTCGGTATTCACGTTCATTTTTCCGGCGCTTAGCACGCGCTCGCATCGCtaccgtcttggtgctccatcgcAGAAAAACTTTTTTGGTCAGTGTCAAGCATTATGTGCACAACTAGCATGCAATTTCAGCTCTAATACGCTCTTAACCCTTCCCGCCGGCCATAAAGCACCCACCACAATTAGGGCTTTCTTCTCGCCAGCTACATCAGCATTTATTGTTGTGAGCTCAACTGAGTGGCAGGGCTAACAGAAAACAGTTTTAGTCATGGTTTATGCTATCTGGCGCATAAAAAAGAATTTTGAATCAATATTGAAAGATTGATTCAATATCAGCAGAGAGGCCAGCTTTCACTAATCCTGCGGCTTGAAGTGGCGTTTATTTTATTCGCAAGCTCTCGGCGCGTGTGACAGCGTCACTAGCCGCTTGGCCAAGTGTCACAGAATGTAATAAAATCATGCATATATTGCTGTGATTCAAGCAGGTACCAAAAGCAGAGAGATACTACGGTCAGCCCTTTACCCCGCCGATCCCTCTGTGATACATGTGGAAATTTGGTAGCGGTCGTGCTTACATCCCCGTGCACGAAATGTGTTTAACGGGAACAATAGCAAGCTCAGCGCACGGATATCGAAGACGTACTGCTGAtcgaaaacacgcgcttcgcctggacaaccttcggtctgcagctggccgatccTGTTACAGCTTGCACATTACTGCACCATCGAGTCAAATGAATACATATACATcctgatgcataaaattatcatagatGGTAGCGCACGTAAAAGACGGTAACACGATACGCCAGCGCAAAATGTGCTTTTAAGTACCTGTTTCGAATCGGCACCCTACGTGGTCGACTACCCTCGGATATGTGTGTAACAGTGTGTGACAGATAACCGTAGAACGGCCTGCAGAACTCTGagtagtgatgcacagcacacacgcacaaacgttAGGTGAGAGCGCATCAGCTACGGAAGCGAAGAACACGTAAACACGCATTCTACCCCGCCCACAGTCCAACGTGCCTCGTGTGCCGagatggcgactggtgtcgagagTAGGAGCGCTCCGGCAGCCTACGCGCGAGGGTAAAATAATCTGGTCTATACTCcactgaaaatgctatgccgaaaaaagcacccTTTTAACTCAAAACGCctgtttttaaaaaattgtgtaaaatcttaggagAAATGCCCTGTTTAAATATGCATCCGAATTTAGGAACATACGTGGATGGGCAGATCTTCAAAATGGATTCTCACAATCAGCCAGCACGCATGACAACCGGATTTCTCGCTAGGAAAATGATGGCAGGTTTTTTGTGCCCTCTGTACCTCTTGTTGATGAAACAAGGTTGCCTAACGGCACGCTTCGATATCCCTTTCAGCTGCTGTAAATTTGTAATAGCGATACCGTCAAGGGAGAATTTCTCCCTAGTAAAGTGAATTGGCTTCGTTAGTCATTACTCAGGGCCAGCGTCCATATCCCTACTACCGAGTTTATTATCCAGGTGGGGCGAGAGTAGGGCTTCTTCAGGATGTTTCTTTTGTCCTCTTGTGATTCTCAAGGGTTCGTTCTGTGTCGTCCTTGAATTGGCGAATTCTCATGGAATTGTAAAGGCATGGCTTGTTCGGCCAGTCGTAGCAGGGTATTTCTTCTCTTGTGAACACTCTTCATTCCCGCTTGATTGTTCTGTGAACTCTCATGGTGAGGACAGAGTAGAGGAAGATGCCTACGAGATAACACTATCACTCTCACTCATTCATCCCCAGAGGACAGTAGAAAGTACAGGATTTCAGAACGCTGGGAATGTGTAAATAGAATAGGGTGTGAGTAGAATAGGGTATGGAAAGGGATGATTTTCTTAGATGACATCCTAGCTGAAGTTATGACCGAGCAAAATGGCTTGGGCTGGGCTTGATATGCTTTGAACTTGCCGTCTCAGAATGAGAGATTTTGCGCCAAGAGAAGAATGTGGCTGTAGTAGAATGTGGATATAGTAAACATAAATAAGAGTTCAGTTCattatgtatgctgacgacagcACAATGCTGATCTCTGGTTCCAATATTCAACATATGATAATAAAATGTAATCGAATGCTTGAACAGTTGTCTGCTTGGTCAAAGCAAAATCGAATAAAGATAAACCCATCTAACACAAAAGCAGCTACGTTTCATTCTAAAAATAAACCAGTTTTAGCGAGTGAAGTTATCATGTTAGAAGGTCAGGTAGTCGATATTGTCGATCATCATAAAATTCTCGGAGTTCATTTTTCTTCAACATTAAGCTGGGACGTGCACATAAATAACCTTTCCATAAAatttaggagggtagatgtgtaggccagttggtgagacatgaaggaactagacaccgcagcggacaagggacagagaaagaagacgacacagggcggtacttgcaactaaaattttatttgaaacttcatggctttataaagacagaggcacgtgtgatcctacaatcaagaaaaaagggggaatgaaaagcaacagataacaagacctaactgacaacaatacacatgaaagatatgcgagtcacaatctacagaaatcagactttaaaacgttatgcaatgctcatcatgcgagtcacaatctacagatatcagaagtgttaaaaaaaaacaactgtggACCGCGtgtggaagcatgaaaaccacaagacaaaggaagaaaagaacatcaaaaggaaacagcccaacctgttacctgtcaaggaaacccagttctttttggaggatggaaaccgaaggcgaactaacgcattcatccggttgcgagcgcaagatggcaatggcctccataatctctctctcAAGCTGCCCCTTCCTTCTTCCAACAATCTGGGTATGGCTGAACTGAGGCCAACAACCCCGACACTTGCGGCAATGAACAGGCAGATTTTAGTTGCAAGTAGcaccctgtgtcgtcttctttctctgtcccgtgtccgctgcggtgtctagttcCTTCATTTCCATAAAACTTTCCTCCATCGCTGGTGTAGTATCACGCTGTCGTAGGTTGCTTCCATTATCAGTCAAGCTTCAAATATATAATGTTCTCTTTAACTCTCACTTAACATGCTGTTCTTTAGTTTGGAGCACAACCATGAGATCTAATTTAAGCAAGCTTGCAGTTATTCAGAAGACAATTGTCTGTTGCATCGCAAATATTGCACCTATGTCATCTTGTAAAGAATTCTTTTCCTCCCTTAACATTATTCCCATAGATAACCTATATGACTTTCGTTTATTACAGGCAGCCTGCTACTCCTCCCCACAAATAAAAAGCACTATAGCTTTGTTGGTGTCTTTAAAACAACGCATTACAAATTCAAACATAAACACAAGAAACACAGACAAATGGGCAATCCCACGCTTTCTCACTTTTATAAACAGCAGTCTTTGACCCATAACCTTCCTGTTGCGCTCAACAAATACTATTCTATTCATGAATACAGTGTCAAGCAGCTGCATTCCTATTTTGCTAATATATGATTTCTACTGCTATTTTTGTTCTGTTAGCGATATTTCATATTGAATTGCACATTGATGTTATAACTCTTttgttgttttgctttgtgtgagATCTCTTTTTTGTGATACGCATCATGTATGCTAAATGCTGTGTGTATGCTATGGAAATAGTATAGATCAGCTTCATTTGTGAACTTTTTGGGTGAATGTTTGTTAATCTCTTTTTGTAAACACATGCTACTGCCATGTATTGGATAtcctgggcctagtcaagctcatagcttttagctcaggagacctttccaatttctggaaaaaataaaatatgtataTGTATGTAAGCCGTCTCGTTGCCGTGGCGCCGTTCACTCGATGCCGCATCGCCGTGCTTGTCAAAAAGATCAAACCAAACATTCGTGGCAGTGGCAGAAAAGGAAAAGTCCCTTTATCCTGCTCCTCAAGCCATACATCACACGAACAAACAATACCCGATCACATGACTCTGGGCTGCTGCCTACTGGCACTTGCCTTTCCTGGAATGCCACCAGTGTGAATGAGCATTGCCAGCACAGACAGCAACAGTCCTAGCCAAGTGGCGGCGTCAGGATATCTGCTGAGATGCCATGGCTAGTGCTGGCACACAAGGGGTATCTTGGTCCAGTAAAACATGGCTTACGGTACTCTGCGCATACACAGGTACCTGAGCAAGGCGGAGGGCGTGCACCTGTCTTCCGTTCGCCACGTGGCCGTGTTGCACGTCAACAGCAAGGGGGCCAGTCAGAGCGAAGACGACCGTGCAGCAGCCCGCAGGCGGTCCAGCATAGGGGCAGCCTCAGCTGTGATGTCACCACCGAGCACCACGGCAAGCAGCAGCGTGGAGTCTCCGCTGCCGCTTGACTGGTCCTTTGCAGACGTGGAGAGCGGCACCGACGAGCCGTCCTCAGCGCAGTTCATGGTCGACCGGCCATTCATGTTACTCGTACTTAAACGCAGGCCCGACATCGTCCTCCTGCTGGGATCGGTCAAAAAGCTCACCCCACCCAAGCTCTGAAAGGAAACTGGGGGGAGGGAGGCAGTTTCATAAATGGCGGTAACGCCTTCTTCGCCACCCACTAGCATGAAATATGGTGCATAATATATTTCAGCAAAACATATTGCGAGAATGATTGGTTCACGATGATTCGGATGAAAAGAAATTCAATGTGCACGACGGGGTGGGCGCTGACTCTCAAGCCTCTAAGATCAGGAATGCCAGAGGAAAGGCAAATTTTCTGGATTTATTTTCATACAGACACCTCAAGTAGTTCTTCGTGATATAACTCTTTGGGTCACGTGCATCGCATGAGCACGCTGTTTATGGTAGCGAAAGAGCATGCAGCTGTGCATGCGTGGCGTGTGCAGAACACAGCATGCAATGATCCTTGCAGATGCGCATGAAACATCTTTGTGTAGCCTGTTAACGTAGTCCGATGTGAGCGGATGGCAGGATGGCAGTGTAAAGGAAATAGATTTGGATTACCGGCCAACCCATTTCAATAAAGCATCAATCACACAGCCACGCTCTTTGCACTGTGCCTATTGCTTCTCTACAGAGTGCACACATCAGACTTATATTTGAATATTTGAACCAGCCATACTCTACAGCCATCCCGGTAATGACAACTTCATGCCATGATCTGCACATGATTTTATTTATTCAGAATACACCTCAAGGGCCCAAGATATAGGGTATTACATGCGGGATAACAGTACAACATTTAAGCAGTATATGAACATATCAGTAAATTATTTTGTCGATTTAACTTTTGAAATGCAGTGGACTGGAGTGGAGCACGGCAGCACGgggaagatcattccagtctCTTGCAGTCTGAATGAAAAGTGAGAAAATATGCGCAGTAGTATGGGTAGGCGGCTAATAAACACTTTTGTTCTGGCTGACACGTTGCAAAATCCAGTGAGGGGCAGGATGACAGAGCTGGATAGTTGTGAATGATAAAAATTATGAAGAAGAAAGTCGAAAAATCTACGTCGAACTAGAAGTAACAGGTTAGCTTGAGACTTTAGATGAGATACACTAGTAAAATAGCTGTAGTCAAAGTAAAGAAAGCGAGCAGCTTGATTTTGTACCGTTTAGAGGGTTTGCAAGGTATGATTGGTGCGGATACCAAATAGCGCATGTGTAATTCTGGTCGAACGAGGGTTACGTATGGATGAGCATGCAGAGAAGCACTGCTCTTTCTACCAGACATGACACATGTCTTAGCATGCCCCCTGTCAGCGTGTTGGTCctacaaatacatccagcgaccATTTTCAGCCAGAgctgctgctgcaaaaaaaagcTACTGAGAATGTCATTATATGCttaactaccgtaaaaaccggactataggtcagaccggaatataggtcgaccccctaactaaccaattttaaaaatgaaaaagatctttttcaatgggaaaagtaccgaaagacatccttactttgaaacaaatgcgactcgagaggttgcacaatggtgacagtatttaatttcatttaaatgctgcttgtatgtacacccggcaaattttttaacaatatcgcgcaccaatcggcccgcgtttgtttctggcacaggcaagtacggcgccgtagagcaaagccctcctcttcatgaatcgccgcaatcaggatggcgagcctttgaattgcgccctcgtgagtctagaggcacgcgcgatctctgccgctttcacgcggatgcattcggcagtcacaggcagcgatcttgctcgcagcgcaacgtttccttcctattctcgatacactacggtctgcccacgaaatgatgttttcttctggttgctgcaagttgtaatacgcagcttctgcctctgccagtactgaatgcgcttttcggatactccaaattcgcgctgtgccgccaggatcccgtgagcttcctcgtactcaatcgtgtttttcttgaaggcaacGGTAAATTGCCGCTAGCTTccgctacagtgctctagaatatgggtagtgggttcagggagcagccagcggtgaggcgacttgtgtcgacgataccagatggcgccaccagagcatgggctgtatgaaatgcggcgcgccgcgccttggatgcgcgctgtgcatagaatcgtcttgaaataagcaaggctctgtcttttaaaacaggtcctacaaataggtgaagctgtacacagatattgtcggcgaataaagaaaattagatgtagtagtagccaacagccgatagcgcggtggtgcggacgagcggccccgttaatgcttcgcaacgctgatcgtgctcttttgcaggtacggctcccatatttcaacgttagtgcatactagtattatcgccacccataggaaaggctgagtacagggagaggagcaaacattctatcgatcatcggggttatccagcggccaactcgaagctgtctgcaaacgtggccgagtgtactccagcttgagccatcggaagtgttttagtagaggggcggggcaacaagattttggaataaaaataacgctttacttagagaccgttgtgtgtacagcgtactatatgtgaatgcgataattttaagtgtggtatgcatgcctctgttttgtaaaaaggaaaggaacgccgaccaaaggttgttgttaaaaaagacgttctggcttccctatggaggccttgataactctgatcaaggcttccgtagggaagccgaaaagtctttttttctaacaacctttggtcggcgttcctttcctttttacatgaatcttctacctgaccggacgagttttcgtcgaactttagatttcatgcccctgttttaattgttgttttgatgcatgcatttttttcatcaaaacgaagggtcaattgccgccgatgtataaacgctgatgaatgcaagacaagataaaataacttttataaaacaaagcactcctttattgcagcgctccaactatgcacagtgt
This region of Amblyomma americanum isolate KBUSLIRL-KWMA chromosome 5, ASM5285725v1, whole genome shotgun sequence genomic DNA includes:
- the LOC144132838 gene encoding ipis-1-like — protein: MRGRGSLSSPTVDGDSSDSGEEYVPQASSRRRHRRRSRHASTSTRGSGGLSMNLSSLSSSMTSVTSAGTQVSRMDRVGGLGRSDDDLSSELDSSEMDADTKRLREPSFSMVPEMSGCLLQLAVDVCRKLREGGDTRNVLLSPFMVASSLVMLLHGCESRSATAEALGRALHVHWAPLRMARAFDRHAHALFAPFRRPKLRVQRFSYTCFMALFYDHSVQLTSSYLQMQERLSYMLDRRDFAHSAEQCRLSMDAMARAVSSFSFKAGQEIFPPGSVDEKSLLVLLSTIRLEGTWRHSFQPAWGDFHETPEAAITIRMMRQKGSFRMFRCSELEVTALELPYENRDVSLVILLPVRVDGLASLEKRATAARLLHCVAMLEERQGVTVCMPRLKLHRVTDLSPVLRALGLGVLFTDEARFRYLSKAEGVHLSSVRHVAVLHVNSKGASQSEDDRAAARRRSSIGAASAVMSPPSTTASSSVESPLPLDWSFADVESGTDEPSSAQFMVDRPFMLLVLKRRPDIVLLLGSVKKLTPPKL